One region of Zerene cesonia ecotype Mississippi chromosome 15, Zerene_cesonia_1.1, whole genome shotgun sequence genomic DNA includes:
- the LOC119832379 gene encoding aldo-keto reductase AKR2E4-like isoform X3, which translates to MNHSLARAVQWALEAGYRHIDTATLYRVEDEVGLGVRNYLANNGHRRDVYITTKLWNDAHEREEVIPALNRSLQELNMDYVDLYLMHYPFGYKKDGSISMTDYLETWKGLEDAKEANLTRSIGVSNFNLSQMERLWENSRIKPAVLQTEVNPSITENKLIEWCQKRGIVVMAFSPFGAILGRKKNAPPPHADHPTLVNLSEKYNKTVPQILLRYLLDRSLVPIPRSTNKERIKQNIDIMDFSLTSEEVEELSSFNNNYRLRILAKWYPHPYFPFEKNNLTDAEIEYIIHQRKED; encoded by the exons ATGAACCACTCCTTAGCAAGAGCAGTACAATGGGCTCTCGAGGCTGGCTACAGGCACATAGACACGGCGACGCTGTATCGCGTCGAGGACGAAGTCGGCCTTGGCGTACGGAACTATCTAGCTAACAACGGCCATAGGCGGGATGTTTATATCACCACCAAA TTATGGAATGATGCTCACGAAAGAGAAGAAGTAATTCCTGCACTTAATAGGTCGTTGCAAGAGTTAAATATGGACTACGTGGACCTTTATCTAATGCACTATCCCTTCGGTTATAAG AAAGATGGTAGCATTAGTATGACCGATTATTTAGAAACGTGGAAAGGTCTAGAGGACGCCAAAGAAGCCAATTTGACAAGGTCGATTGGCGTGTCAAATTTCAACCTGTCTCAGATGGAACGTCTTTGGGAGAACAGCAGGATTAAACCAGCGGTTTTGCAGACTGAG GTAAACCCAAGcataacagaaaataaattaatagaatggTGCCAGAAACGTGGTATAGTTGTGATGGCTTTTAGTCCGTTTGGAGCTATTCTTGGACGAAAGAAAAATGCTCCGCCACCACACGCAGATCATCCGACACTTGTAAATCTTTCTGAAAAGTACAATAAAACTGTTCCTCAAATATTATTGAGATATTTG TTGGATCGCAGCCTTGTTCCCATTCCACGATCAACGAATAAAGAACGTATTAAGCAAAACATCGACATAATGGATTTTTCACTTACTTCTGAAGAAGTTGAAGAGCTGtcgagttttaataataattacagacTCAGGATACTGGCTAAATGGTATCCGCATCCATATTTTCCTTTTGAGAAAAATAACCTTACTGACGCTGAAATAGAGTATATAATCCATCAAAGAAAAGAAGACTGA
- the LOC119832379 gene encoding aldo-keto reductase AKR2E4-like isoform X1, translated as MYIIKLVRFNVTREMDVHWKLYLLLVFQKLASVSSENILKYTLNDGNRIPAIALGTSLGHMSNGTRVLPMNHSLARAVQWALEAGYRHIDTATLYRVEDEVGLGVRNYLANNGHRRDVYITTKLWNDAHEREEVIPALNRSLQELNMDYVDLYLMHYPFGYKKDGSISMTDYLETWKGLEDAKEANLTRSIGVSNFNLSQMERLWENSRIKPAVLQTEVNPSITENKLIEWCQKRGIVVMAFSPFGAILGRKKNAPPPHADHPTLVNLSEKYNKTVPQILLRYLLDRSLVPIPRSTNKERIKQNIDIMDFSLTSEEVEELSSFNNNYRLRILAKWYPHPYFPFEKNNLTDAEIEYIIHQRKED; from the exons atgtacataataaaattagtacgATTTAACGTAACAAGGGAAATGGACGTGCACTGGAAATTGTACTTACTGCTCGTTTTTCAGAAACTTGCCTCG gTTAGCTCAGagaatattctaaaatatacattaaacgaTGGAAATCGCATACCTGCCATTGCATTAGGAACAAGTTTAGGCCACATGTCcaat GGAACACGAGTGCTGCCTATGAACCACTCCTTAGCAAGAGCAGTACAATGGGCTCTCGAGGCTGGCTACAGGCACATAGACACGGCGACGCTGTATCGCGTCGAGGACGAAGTCGGCCTTGGCGTACGGAACTATCTAGCTAACAACGGCCATAGGCGGGATGTTTATATCACCACCAAA TTATGGAATGATGCTCACGAAAGAGAAGAAGTAATTCCTGCACTTAATAGGTCGTTGCAAGAGTTAAATATGGACTACGTGGACCTTTATCTAATGCACTATCCCTTCGGTTATAAG AAAGATGGTAGCATTAGTATGACCGATTATTTAGAAACGTGGAAAGGTCTAGAGGACGCCAAAGAAGCCAATTTGACAAGGTCGATTGGCGTGTCAAATTTCAACCTGTCTCAGATGGAACGTCTTTGGGAGAACAGCAGGATTAAACCAGCGGTTTTGCAGACTGAG GTAAACCCAAGcataacagaaaataaattaatagaatggTGCCAGAAACGTGGTATAGTTGTGATGGCTTTTAGTCCGTTTGGAGCTATTCTTGGACGAAAGAAAAATGCTCCGCCACCACACGCAGATCATCCGACACTTGTAAATCTTTCTGAAAAGTACAATAAAACTGTTCCTCAAATATTATTGAGATATTTG TTGGATCGCAGCCTTGTTCCCATTCCACGATCAACGAATAAAGAACGTATTAAGCAAAACATCGACATAATGGATTTTTCACTTACTTCTGAAGAAGTTGAAGAGCTGtcgagttttaataataattacagacTCAGGATACTGGCTAAATGGTATCCGCATCCATATTTTCCTTTTGAGAAAAATAACCTTACTGACGCTGAAATAGAGTATATAATCCATCAAAGAAAAGAAGACTGA
- the LOC119832379 gene encoding aldo-keto reductase AKR2E4-like isoform X2, with product MICRYISNRSVLKSVICGTRVYQATCLPVSPLSHKDIKICVDKGTRVLPMNHSLARAVQWALEAGYRHIDTATLYRVEDEVGLGVRNYLANNGHRRDVYITTKLWNDAHEREEVIPALNRSLQELNMDYVDLYLMHYPFGYKKDGSISMTDYLETWKGLEDAKEANLTRSIGVSNFNLSQMERLWENSRIKPAVLQTEVNPSITENKLIEWCQKRGIVVMAFSPFGAILGRKKNAPPPHADHPTLVNLSEKYNKTVPQILLRYLLDRSLVPIPRSTNKERIKQNIDIMDFSLTSEEVEELSSFNNNYRLRILAKWYPHPYFPFEKNNLTDAEIEYIIHQRKED from the exons AtgatatgtaggtatatcaGTAATCGTAGTGTATTAAAAAGTGTAATTTGTGGTACACGTGTTTACCAGGCGACATGTTTGCCTGTTAGCCCTCTGTCACataaagacataaaaatatgtgtggATAAG GGAACACGAGTGCTGCCTATGAACCACTCCTTAGCAAGAGCAGTACAATGGGCTCTCGAGGCTGGCTACAGGCACATAGACACGGCGACGCTGTATCGCGTCGAGGACGAAGTCGGCCTTGGCGTACGGAACTATCTAGCTAACAACGGCCATAGGCGGGATGTTTATATCACCACCAAA TTATGGAATGATGCTCACGAAAGAGAAGAAGTAATTCCTGCACTTAATAGGTCGTTGCAAGAGTTAAATATGGACTACGTGGACCTTTATCTAATGCACTATCCCTTCGGTTATAAG AAAGATGGTAGCATTAGTATGACCGATTATTTAGAAACGTGGAAAGGTCTAGAGGACGCCAAAGAAGCCAATTTGACAAGGTCGATTGGCGTGTCAAATTTCAACCTGTCTCAGATGGAACGTCTTTGGGAGAACAGCAGGATTAAACCAGCGGTTTTGCAGACTGAG GTAAACCCAAGcataacagaaaataaattaatagaatggTGCCAGAAACGTGGTATAGTTGTGATGGCTTTTAGTCCGTTTGGAGCTATTCTTGGACGAAAGAAAAATGCTCCGCCACCACACGCAGATCATCCGACACTTGTAAATCTTTCTGAAAAGTACAATAAAACTGTTCCTCAAATATTATTGAGATATTTG TTGGATCGCAGCCTTGTTCCCATTCCACGATCAACGAATAAAGAACGTATTAAGCAAAACATCGACATAATGGATTTTTCACTTACTTCTGAAGAAGTTGAAGAGCTGtcgagttttaataataattacagacTCAGGATACTGGCTAAATGGTATCCGCATCCATATTTTCCTTTTGAGAAAAATAACCTTACTGACGCTGAAATAGAGTATATAATCCATCAAAGAAAAGAAGACTGA
- the LOC119832328 gene encoding uncharacterized protein LOC119832328 isoform X2, translated as MKFRFYVYSAYVERRTVAAIRVIAATKTRGADAVVCRIWLPDNRTLTLKARVKPIRENWNLKYSATYVLCLLRDTGVKPQETVGASISVVAAVSPNRAPTNLLTVLDTEPRSGIEETLHVCVKPFHFSYSRDEWLMEWFELNRLLGASHFYMYNESLSAPVACLLDHYRKQGLVTLLPWKLPIVSKIEIRTEGQFAAFNDCLYRSMSTAGWLLVIDVDEVILPRRERTLVALLTALRAAYNPPSKAPSAFLFRNAFFYLRWEDDAEAPAPLVTARKTRRWAAPHALKNRSKYALRPRDAVELGNHFLWELAPGASSVGVPTERALLHHYRIACEYGGMQCLTVPSTVDRTAHRWADDLMQRVAAERELLARSCPA; from the exons ATGAA GTTTAGATTTTACGTGTATTCGGCCTATGTGGAAAGGCGGACGGTGGCAGCGATCCGTGTCATTGCCGCAACGAAAACCCGCGGCGCGGACGCTGTCGTGTGCCGCATCTGGCTGCCAGACAACCGCACACTCACGCTTAAAGCTAGAGTCAAG ccAATCCGCGAGAACTGGAATTTGAAATACAGCGCCACGTACGTCCTCTGTTTACTACGTGATACGGGGGTGAAACCCCAGGAGACTGTGGGTGCATCTATATCGGTAGTGGCGGCCGTGTCGCCCAACCGTGCGCCCACTAACCTGTTAACGGTGCTCGACACGGAGCCAAGGAGCGGCATCGAg GAAACCCTTCACGTATGCGTCAAACCTTTCCACTTCTCGTACTCGCGGGACGAGTGGCTCATGGAATGGTTTGAGCTCAACCGTCTCCTTGGAGCTAGTCACTTCTATATGTACAATGAGTCTTTGAGCGCGCCGGTCGCTTGTCTCCTCGACCACTATAGGAAACAAGGCCTGGTCACGCTGTTGCCATGGAAACTGCCTATCGTCTCCAAAATTGAAATCAG GACAGAGGGCCAGTTCGCAGCGTTCAACGATTGTCTGTACCGCTCCATGTCAACCGCCGGTTGGCTGCTGGTGATAGACGTGGACGAAGTGATCCTGCCGCGGCGCGAGCGCACGCTGGTCGCGCTGCTCACGGCGCTGCGCGCGGCGTACAACCCGCCCTCGAAAGCGCCATCTGCCTTCTTGTTTAGGAATGCGTTCTTTTATCTGCGCTGGGAG GACGACGCGGAAGCGCCCGCGCCGCTGGTGACGGCGCGCAAGACGCGGCGCTGGGCGGCGCCGCACGCGCTCAAGAACCGCAGCAAGTACGCGCTGCGGCCGCGCGACGCGGTCGAGCTGGGGAACCACTTCCTGTGGGAGCTGGCGCCCGGGGCCAGCTCCGTGGGGGTGCCCACCGAGCGGGCCCTGCTGCATCACTATAGA ATCGCGTGCGAGTACGGCGGCATGCAGTGCCTGACGGTGCCGTCGACGGTGGACCGCACGGCGCACCGCTGGGCCGACGACCTGATGCAGCGCGTGGCCGCCGAGCGGGAGCTGCTCGCGCGCTCCTGCCCCGCCTGA